In the genome of Gemmatimonadales bacterium, the window GCGGCGTGGGCGCCGCCGCCGCGTCGGTGGGCGCCCGCGTGCTCGGCGGGGATCTCTCGACGGGGCCGGTCTGGAGCATCACCGCGACCGTCGTCGGTCGCGCGGTGCGGCCCGTGACCCGCGCAGGTGCAGAGTCCGGCGACGGCATCTGGGTCACCGGCGCTCTGGGCGGCGCACGCGCCGCGGTTCTGGCGTGGCGCCGTGGCGAGGAGCCCGCGCCCGCCGCCCGCCGGGCCTTTGCGCACCCCGAGCCGCGCATCGCCGCGGGGCGCTGGCTCGCCGGGCATGGCGCCCGCGCCATGCTCGACCTGAGCGACGGCCTCGCCGGCGATGCGGAGCACCTTGCCGCAGCGTCGCGCGTGGCGCTCGAGTTCGAGCTGGAGCGCATCCCGGTCGCCGAAGGCGTGGAGCCGGCTGTGGCGGACGCGGCGGCAGCCTCCGCGTTTGCGGCGGAAGGCGGCGAGGACTATGAGCTGCTTGCCGCTCTCCCGCCCGCGTTCGGGTCCGCGGGCGCCGCCGCGTTCACCGCCGCCACGGGACTCCGGCTCACCCGCATCGGCCTCGCGCGCCAAGGTGCCGGCGTGCGGTTCCTGGCGCGCGGCGCCGCCGTCACCCTCCGCGGGTTCGATCATTTCCGCTGATCCCTCCGATGTACGCCGTCCGGTGCTTTGTCGCACTCATTTCGCTCACTGCGTGGCACGGCACGCGAGCCATCGTGGCCGGCCTCCTCGGCGGCCGCGCTGAGCCGGGTGCGATGCTCGATCGGGAGCCGCGCGCGTGGGGCCGGCAGCTGCTCCGCACATCGGGGCTCCATGTCGAGACGGTAGGCCTCGATCGCCTGAACGCGGGGCAGCCCTACGTTTACGCATCGAACCACGCGTCGTTCGTGGACATCTGGGTGCTGCTCGCGCTGCTGCCGGGGTTGGTCCGCTTCATTACCAAGCGGGAGCTCTTGCGCATTCCCATCTTCGGCGACGCGATTCGCGCCACCGGTCAGATCGCGCTCGACCGGCACGACCCGGCGTCCGGCGTTCACGCGTACGACTCCGCCGTGCGCGAGGCGTGCGCGGGTCGGTCGGTCGTCGTGTTCGTCGAGGGAACGCGGAGCGCCGACGGGCGGCTGCACCGATTCAAGAAGGGCGCGTTCGTGCTCGCCATCGCCGCCGGCGTGCCCCTCGTGCCGGTGTACCTCGCGGGCACGCACGACGTCATGCCGCGCGGAACCCTTCGGCTTCGCCGCGGGCCGATCAGGCTCACGGTGGGCGAGCCGATCCCGACAGCGGGCCTCGACGCGGCGGATGCGCGGCGCCTGCAGCATGAGGTTCGCGCATGGTTCGTCGCGCAGGAAGCCGGCGTTGACGCAGTCGGAGGCGCCGCATAGGTTCCGCGCCCATGTCTACCATCATCGAGGTCCACGCCCGCGAAATCCTCGACAGCCGGGGAAATCCCACCGTCGAGGCGGACGTCGTGCTCTCGAGCGGCGCGCAGGGACGTGCCGCGGTGCCGAGCGGCGCGAGCACCGGCGAGCACGAGGCGGTCGAGCTGCGCGACGGCGACCCCAAGCGGTACGGCGGCAAGGGCGTCACCGAAGCGGTGCGAAACGTGAACGAAGTGATCGGGCCGCGGCTCGAGGGCATGAGCGTCACCGACCAGATCGCGGTGGACGCCGAGATGCTCGAGCTCGACGGCACGCCGAACAAGAGCAAGCTCGGCGCGAATTCCATCCTGAGCGTCTCGCTCGCCGTGGCCCGCGCGGCGGCGCAGGACGTCGGGTTGCCGCTGTATCGGTATCTGGGCGGCCCGATGGCGCGCGTGCTTCCGGTGCCGATGATGAACATCCTCAACGGCGGCGCCCACGCGTCGAACAACGTGGACGTGCAGGAGTTCATGGTGGTACCGATCGGGGCGGAGGCATTTCCCGAGGCGCTCCGCATGGGGGTCGAGGTCTTCCACGCGCTCAAGAAGGTGCTGGCCAAGAAGGGGCTCTCGACCGCGGTCGGTGACGAGGGCGGTTTCGCGCCGATGCTTCCGTCCAACGAGGCGGCGCTCGACGCGGTGATGCAGGCGATCGAGGCGGCAGGTTACCAGCCGGGCCGCGACCTGGCTATTGCGCTCGACCCCGCCGCGTCCGAGTTCTACGACGACGGCACCTATGTGTTCAAGAAAAGCGACGGGGGGCGCCGCACCGCGGCGCAGATGATCGACCTCTACGCGCAGTGGGTCGATCGCTACCCCATCGTGTCGATCGAGGACGGTCTCGCGGAAAACGATTGGGAGGGATGGGAGCAGCTCACCGAGCGCCTGCACGACCGGGTGCAGCTCGTGGGCGACGACATTTTCGTGACCAACGTCGATCGACTGGGGCGGGGCATCGAGGAGGGCGTGGCCAACGCAATCCTGGTGAAGCTGAACCAGATCGGCACGCTGACCGAAACGCTCCAGTGCATCGAGCTGGCGAAGGGGAGCGCCTATGGCGTTGTCATCTCCCACCGTTCCGGCGAGACCGAGGACACGTTCATCGCCGATCTCGCGGTGGCGAGCGGCGCGGGGCAGATCAAGACGGGGAGCGCCAGCCGCACCGACCGCATTGCGAAGTACAATCAGTTGCTCCGCATCGCCGAGGAGCTCGGCGAGCTGGCGCATTACCCCGGCCGAGACCTCTATCCGCTGTGACGCCTCTGCGCTGGGCGGCGCTCGCGGCGCTGGGCGGCGCGCTGCTCTTCGCACTTCAGGGGGGGGAATTCAGTACGTGGGACCTGGTCCGGCTCCGGCGCCAGGAGCGGGCCGAGCGCGCGCAGGTGGCGGCGCTCCAGCAGGCGGTAGACTCGCTGGGGAAGGCGGCGAGCGCGATCGAGCACGACCCGCGGGTTCAGGAGCGGGTGGCGCGCGAGTCGTTCGGCATGATCCGGAAGGGGGAGTTTCTCTACAAGCTGGTGCCGGCGGAGGCGGGGGACTCGGCGTCGCGGTAGGCGGCGTGCGTGGGTGTAAGTTTCGTGGCCGCGCGCAGACAGTGCGCCTTGTGCGTGCGCGCGATGTGGCGTGGTGCCTGGCAGGGTAGCTCAGGTGGTTAGAGCACGGCACTCATAATGCCGGGGTCGTGGGTTCGAGTCCCACCCCTGCTATCGTCCTCACACGCTCCTGGGCTCTCGGGTCCGGGGGCTTTCTCATGCGTGGTCTCAGGCCGACTATCTCGCACTCCCCGCCGCCGGCACGCACCGAGCCCACCGAAACAGCCGAGCCCGGAAGCCAGCAGCCAGATCGTGGCGGGCTCCGAAGTTAAGGTGGAGGGGAGATTCCTTAAGGCCGCCTCGAGCCACGCTCCCGCCGGCGTGCCCGGAGCCTGGTAGGCAAATGCGGTGGTGAGATCAGTGGTGAGATCAGTGGTGGTGTACACCTCGCCCGTCGCCCGATGGTGATCCGTGAAGAGGGTGGCGAAGTTCTTCCTTCCGTTGTCGCACCCGACCCGCAACACCGTTGCGGACGTTTCGTGCGCTGGATCACATATCCGTCCGCGATCAGCGCACCAGAACATGGCGTCACCCGGCACGCCACGTGCACCGCGCACGCGCGCGGTCCAATCGGTGGGCCGCCTCGACCCGGAGCGTGCACAGCAATGGCGGAGTTTGTATCGATCGGTGGAATTGCAGGCGCCAGCGCGGAGATCGCACGCCGACGGTTTCTCCACTCCTCTGAAATCTTCAGCGGCGCCCGCCGCTCCCCGCGATGTCCAATCCCCGACAACGAGCGAGCGCGGTCGGCGCGCTCGCCCTCCTGCTGTCCACCGCCTTTGCGCTCGCCATCCACGCATGCGGCGGGTCCCCGATACCGACTGACCCCGGAACGTCCCCACCCGCGAACGATCACCCGTCCGCGGGCGAGCCCTCGTCGGCCACGCCGCCGGTCGACGCCTCGAAGCTCAAGCTGAGCTATCTCTGCGACACGAAGTTCCGCGCGACCAACGCGAACGCGGTCGCCGTCCCCCTCAGCTACACGGTCGAAGGCAGCAGCGAGAGCGGCAAGCTGACGCTCGCCGCCCGCATCAACGACTCCACGCCGAGCGACACCGTGTTCGCCACCAAGGCGACCGGCACGGTGCGTCTCACGTGGCGCGATTCGACGGTGGCGACGGCGGCCAACGGCCGGAGGTCGTGCGAATCCGCGCCGCCGCCCCCGCCAGCGCCCCCGCCCACCGGGCCCGAGACCACGACGGGATCCTGGTCGGCGCCGTTCGCCTGGCCCATCGTCGCGGTGCACCTCATCCTGCTGCCGACCGGGAAGGTGCTGAGCTTCGGCGGTGAAGGCGACCCACAGCTCTGGGATCCGACCACCGGGGCCTTCACGCCCAAACCGAGCCCGTCGCTCGTCTTCTGCGCCGGCCACACGCTGCTGGCGGACGGCCGGGTGCTGGTCGCCGGCGGGCACATCTCGAGCGGCCGCGGTCTCCCCAACACGAACATCTTCGATCCGTATACCGAGCAATGGGTGGTCGAGCCTCCCATGCACCACGGGCGCTGGTACCCCACGTTGACCACACTCGCCAACGGCAACGTGCTCGCCGTGTCCGGCGAGGACCAGAACGGCATTCTGGTGCCCACGGCCGAGCTCTGGACTGGAAGCGGCTGGACCGAATTGCCGGGCACGCACCGTCTGATTCCCGACTACCCCCGCCTGTTTCTCGCGCCGAACGGCGACGTCTTCTACGTCGGTCAGCAGCCTACGTCGGGCTACTACTCGGCCAGTGGCTCGGGGAGTTGGACGCCGACGACCAGCACGCGCTTCGGCGCCCCGCGGGACTACGGCTCGGCAGTGATGTACGAGCCCGGCAAGATCCTCCTCGTGGGCGGTGGCCGGCCGCCGACGGCGAGCGCCGAAGTCATCGACCTGAACGACCAGGCGGCAACTTGGAGATCGGTAGCGTCGATGGCCCACCCACGGCGTCACCTCAACGCGACCGTGCTTCCCGACGGCACCGTGCTCGTCACCGGTGGCCTGAGCCGCGGCGACACTTCCGCCGCCGGCTTCAACGACCTCTCGAGCGCGGTGTTCGCCGCCGAGCTCTGGGATCCGCACACGGAGCAGTGGACCACGCTCGCCAGCAGCAGCGTGCCGCGCGGGTATCACGCGACGACGCTGCTGCTGCCCGACGGCCGCATACTCCACACCGGCTCAGGTGACACGGACAACGCGCCGCGGCAACTCAATGCAGAGATCTTTGCGCCGCCGTATCTCTTCAAGGGCGCGCGCCCCACGATCGCGTCGGCCCCGCGCGATGTGAGCTACGGCCAGAGCTTCACGATCGGGACGCCGGACGCGTCCGGCATCGCGCGGGTCACGCTGATCCGGCTCTCCGCGGTGACCCATGCCTTCAACATGAACCAGCGCTTCCTCGAGCTGGCCATCACGGGGCGCAATGCCGGCTCGGTCACGGTGACCGCGCCCGATCGCGCCACGACGGCGCCGCCGGGCCACTACATGCTCTTCGTGCTCGATCAACAAGGGGTGCCGTCGGTCGCGCGGATCGTGCACGTTCAGTAGCGGTGGTCGGGATTCCGCGAAGGGGGCGAGCCGTGCAGGACATGCATCTCGAGGAGTGGCTCGCTCAGGAGCTGACGGCGCTCTCCAACGAGCGCACGCTCCTCGCGTACCTGCGGACCGCGGCCGCGCTCGCCGCGATGGGGTTGGGCCTGATCAGGTTCTTCGAGGCACAGTGGCTTGCCGCCACCGGCGGAGTGCTGGTGCTGCTCGGCTTGGCGTGCGGCGCCTGGGGTATTCGCCGCTTCGTGTACGTGCGCCGCATCATCGCGGCCGCCTCGCGTCGCTGAGCCCCCGCCGCGGCGTCAGCGCGGAGCGGGGGCGCGCTGCCGGCCGCCTCAGTTGGCCTGCGATGCGCTCGCCACGGCTGCCGCCGGTGAAGGCGCAACGCCGCATCGGTTGCCCTCGCGAAACGCCGGATCGTTGTGGTCGCCCACGTCGCGGAGGTAGTGCAGCAACTCGTGTTTCACGACGGCGGGATCGTCCACGTACGGCGCCCCCAAAATGATCGCCTCCCGCCGAGCGGTCCAGAATCCGGCGAGCACCTCGCCCGTGCGGGGGTCGGTGAATCGCGCCGCCGGGCGGGCCCGGTACCAGTGGATGGCGCTGAACGGCCGTGCCTGCGCGCTGTCGCCCAGGCAGGTCGCAAGCTGGGCGTACCACTCGGCATAGACCGCCGGCGGCGTGATCGGCGCGATGGCGTCGCCGAAGGTCTGCGGCCCGATCCGCGACGCGCAGGCCACCGCCGGGAGCAGCACGAGCGCCGCCATGAGCATGCGGGCCACGATGGGGAGCGCCGCGCGCGCGAGAGCGGCGCCGGCGCCCTGGCGGGGAAACCCTGAGGGCAATGAATTGAACCCGAGTCAAGCGTGGACGGGGGAGTCGGAAACTCGCAGAGCGGGACGGCCCAGGTCAATGGGGTGTGCGGAGCAGTGTCCCACCCGTGACGATGGCCACCGCCGCCCCGCGCGCCGGCGGACTATATTGCCGGGCATGATGCCTGTAGTGCGGTGTAACACATGATCTGGCGGGACGCGTGGCTCACCCGGTCGGGCTCGAGCGGCCGCGGCCTCATCGCGAGCGTGCTGGTGGTGGACGACGAGGCCGTCGTCCGCCGGGTGACGTACCGCTACCTCAACGACGCCGGCTATCGCGTGCTCGAGGCCGAGGACGCGGAAGAGGCGATGTACGTCATGGAGCGCGGACGCCCGGACCTCATCGTGCTCGACGTAGTGATGCCGGAGGTGAACGGTGTCGCGCTCGCCTCCCACATCCACGCGCGCTGGCCGGCGCAGCGCATCCTGTTCATGTCGGCGCACAACGATCAGGTGCTGCTCGAGAGCGGCATGGAGCTCGGTCGCGACGCGGTGCTCGATAAGCCGTTCACCCGCGACGAGCTCCTCACGGCCGTCGAAAGCATATTGGCCGCGCAGCGCGCAAAGGCATCGGAGAAGTCCGAAGGAGAGTGACCGGTCCGCGCCGGCCCGCGCGTCACTATACTTCCGGCGTGACCCCGCCCCGAGCCAAGCGAACATGACGACCGCCCGACGGACCCACGGATTCCGCGAGTCGGTGATCCGCGGGATGACCCGGCTCGCCCGCGAGTATCAGTCGATCAACCTCGCGCAGGGCTTTCCGAACTTCGCCTGCCCGGACCTGCTCAAGACGGCGGCCGTGGAGGCGATCCACGCGGACGTGAACCAGTACGCCATCACCTGGGGTGCGGAGCGCCTGCGGCGTGCGCTCGCGCGGAAGTATCGCGATTGGTACGGGCTCGACGCAGATCCGGAGCGCGAGATCACGGTAACCTGCGGCGCCACCGAGGCCATGATGGCGGCGATGCTCGCCCTGGTGGATCCCGGTGACGAGGTGATCGTCTTCGAGCCCTTCTACGAGAACTACGGGCCCGACACCATCCTCTCCGACGCGCGCCCGGTCTTCGTGCCGCTCGAGCCGGGGAGGCCGCTGGATCTCGACCGGTTGGCGGCCGCCTGCTCGCCGCGCACCCGCGCGATCATCGTCAATACGCCGTCCAATCCGTCGGGGCGGGTCCTCACCCGCGGCGAGCTCGAGGCGATCCGCGACCTCTGTGTGCGGCACGACTGCCTCGCGATCACCGACGAGATCTACGAGCACATGGTGTATCACGGCGAGCACCTGCCGATCGCGACGCTCCCGGGCATGCCCGAGCGCACCGTGACCATCAGCGGCGCATCCAAGACCTTCGGCGTGACCGGCTGGCGGATCGGCTGGATCGTGGCGCCCGAGGCGCTCACCGACGCGATCCGCAAGGTGCACGACTTTCTCACCGTCGGCGCGCCGGCCCCGCTGCAGGAGGCAGTGGCCGTGGCGCTCGACCGCCTCGACCAGCGCTTCTATACCGAATTGGCCGCCGCGTATCGCGCCCGGCGCGATCTCTTGCATGGCGCTCTTGCCGACGCGGGCTTTCGCTGCACGCCGCCCGAGGGCGCCTACTACATCCTCGCCGATTTCTCCGATCTAAGCGATCTCTCCGACACCGAATTCGCCGTCTGGCTCTCGCGCGAGGCGGGCGTGACACCGGTCCCGGGGTCGAGCTTTTTCCATGACCCGGACGCCGGCCGGGCGCTCGTGCGCTTCGTCTTCTGCAAGACGGACGACATTCTCCTCGAGGCCGCCCGCCGCTTGCGGACCATTCGCTCGGGCCGCGCCGCGCCGCGCGCCGTCGAAGCAGCGGTCCGGAGTGGTCTCCAGTCGTAAGTCGCTGCGCATCCGGCCCCGGAGCTTCAGCGCCATGGGCTACGAGAACACCCGCTCGCACGTCCGGATCCACTATCCGCCGGCCCGCCGCCCGGTTCTCAATCTCGACGGGCAGGATCACGCCGTGCTGGATCTCTCGGCCGAGGGGCTGCTCTTCGTGTTGGCGCCGGGTGCAGCGCGCCCCACGCTGGGCGCGCGGCTGGAGGGCACACTCCGGCCGCGCGCCTCCGCCACGCTCGTGGTGCGGGCGCGTGTCGTCTGGGTGGATGGCGACCGCGTCGGCCTCCACCTCTGGCCCGATTCGATCCCCTATCCGGTGCTGCTCGCCGAGGAGCGTAGCCTGGCGCCGGCGGATCCGGGCTGAGCGGCGCCGCTGGACCTTGCCTGTGCCGCTTGGTATGCTACGACGCATTCCCCCGGCTCGAGCCGCGAGGCCCCATGCAGCGCCCGATGAAGCGGCGGCCGTTCTTCTACCGCCAGACCAATGCGATCCGGATTACGGTTCGGCCGCAGTTCCTGGCCGAGCATTCGGATCCGGCGCGGGCGCGCTACGTCTTTGCCTACTTCGTCCGGATCGAGAATGTCGGCGGGCAGCCGGCCAAGCTCGTCGCCCGGCACTGGCGCATTCACGACTCGATCGGTCAGGATCACGAAGTGGAAGGGCCGGGCATAATCGGTGAGCAGCCGGTGATCGCGCCGGGACGGGTGCACGAGTATCGAAGCTTCTGCGAGCTCAAGTCGCCCGGCGGCTACATGGAAGGCGAGTACCACTTCGTCCGCGCCGACGGCGCCGGCTTCGACGCGGCCATCCCCCGCTTCACCCTCGTGGCCGACGGTGAAGACGGATGAGAGGCCCATGACTTCGATGCACCGCACCGATGCAGGTCGGCTCGCCCGCGAGATCCTGGATACTTCATCACAGCTCAGCCGCCGCCCGGGAACGGCCGAGCCGCTTGCGTGCAAGCTGCTCGAGCGGCTCACGGGTGAGGCGCGGCGGTTCGGCGTGGCGCTCGAGCATTACGTAGTCGGTCCGTGGCACGTCGGCGAAGCCAGCCCGCGCGGGGTGAGCCGCTTCATCGGATTGGCGCTGCCGACGGTTGAGCGGGGCGGGTTTGCGCTCGCGGTCGCGACGCTGGCCGAGGCGGCGGAAATCGTCGCGTTCCTCAACTGGTGCGACGTCCCCGAGCCCGGGGCGATCTGACGCGTCGCACCGCGCCGGGCTCCCCCCGCCTCGCCCCGCCCGCGCGCGTGCCCGGCGTGGCGGGGCTTCGACCTTTTCGGGGCTAGCTTTCCCCCATGAGGCCGTCCCGTGTGCCGCGGCCGCGCTCCCTGCCCGCGGCCTTTCGCCGTCACCTCGTGACGCTCGATCTGGGCCCGACGCCGGTGCGGTTGATCGCCGCCGTCTCCGGTGGACCGGACTCGGTGGCGTTGCTCGACCTGCTCGCGGGCGTGAGCGGCGAGCTCGCGCTCGAGCTCGTCGTGGCGCACGTGGACCATGGAATCCATCCGGAGAGTGCCCGCGTGGCCGAGATGGTACGCGCGCTCGCCGACCGCTACGGACTTGCCTTCGCCATGCGGACACTCGCGCTCGGCGCCGAAGCGAGCGAGACGACCGCGCGCGCTGCCCGGTACGAGGCGCTCGAGGCGATGCGCGCTGAGGCCGGCGCTGTCTTCATCGTGACGGCGCATCACGCCGACGATCAGGCCGAGACGGTGCTGATGCGCGTCCTCGGCGGCACCGGTCCGGCGGGGCTCGCGGGCATGGCCGCGCGGCGAGGCACAATCCTTCGACCGCTGCTGCCATTCTCACGCAACGAGTTGGCCCGGCACGTGCAATCCGCCGGTGCGCATCTCTGGGAAGACCCGTCGAACCAGCATCCGAGACACCTCCGGGCGTGGCTGCGCACCGAGATTCTGCCCGCGCTGGAGCGCCGCCTGCCCGACGTTCCGCGCCGGCTGAATCGGGTGGCGGCCGGTGCCGCTGCCGATCGGGCCGGGTGGAACGAGCTGCTCGATCTGCTGCCCGGACTCGAGGTCCGGACCGGGCGCAGCGGGGTTTCCTGCGCTCTCGAACCACTCGAGGTGTGCGGTAATAACTTGGCGGAATGCTTGATCTTGGCATTGGCGCGACGCGCCGGAATCTTGCTCGGACCGAAGCGCGCCAAACGGGTGCTCGCACTCGTGCGGCTGGGCGAAAGCGGCACCTGGGTCCCGCTCGGCGGCGAGTGGAAGGCGGAGCGTGCTTTCGGCCGGCTCCTGCTTGGGCGGCTCCAGCTGGGCCGGGCCCAGACGCCGCCGTTCGAGGCCCAGCGGCTTTCCGGACAAATGGGTGCAGCCCGTTGGGGCGACTGGCGCTTCACCTGGACGCACGACACGGCCCCGCCGCGCCAGGAGCGTTCGGCATCGAACGCCTGGTTCCGAGCCGGAGATCGCGGACTCGACGCGCTCGTTGTACGGCCGTGGCGTCCCGGCGAACGGCTGCACCCATTGGGCGGCGCCGGCCACCGGTTGCTGGTGCGTTGCTTCCAGGACGCCCGCGTGCCGCGAAGCGAGCGGGCAGGCTGGCCCGTGGTGGAGCACGAGGGCGCCATCGTCTGGCTCCCCGGCATCTGCCGGTCGGCCGGGCTGGTGCCCGCGCCGGGTGATGAGGCGCTCCATGTGGAGGCGGTGCGCGGCGCCGGCACGCGGGACGATGC includes:
- the thiL gene encoding thiamine-phosphate kinase, with protein sequence MSGRHDAGTQMTLSGLGAGAEFDRIRAIAAALASGAGALDDDCALVPVCEGQPERDAVTLALSTDASIEGVHFRREWLAFEEIGWRAAAAALSDLAAEGAEPIGLLAAVAAPLVSGAAAADGSGADLVAIMRGVGAAAASVGARVLGGDLSTGPVWSITATVVGRAVRPVTRAGAESGDGIWVTGALGGARAAVLAWRRGEEPAPAARRAFAHPEPRIAAGRWLAGHGARAMLDLSDGLAGDAEHLAAASRVALEFELERIPVAEGVEPAVADAAAASAFAAEGGEDYELLAALPPAFGSAGAAAFTAATGLRLTRIGLARQGAGVRFLARGAAVTLRGFDHFR
- a CDS encoding lysophospholipid acyltransferase family protein — translated: MYAVRCFVALISLTAWHGTRAIVAGLLGGRAEPGAMLDREPRAWGRQLLRTSGLHVETVGLDRLNAGQPYVYASNHASFVDIWVLLALLPGLVRFITKRELLRIPIFGDAIRATGQIALDRHDPASGVHAYDSAVREACAGRSVVVFVEGTRSADGRLHRFKKGAFVLAIAAGVPLVPVYLAGTHDVMPRGTLRLRRGPIRLTVGEPIPTAGLDAADARRLQHEVRAWFVAQEAGVDAVGGAA
- the eno gene encoding phosphopyruvate hydratase — its product is MSTIIEVHAREILDSRGNPTVEADVVLSSGAQGRAAVPSGASTGEHEAVELRDGDPKRYGGKGVTEAVRNVNEVIGPRLEGMSVTDQIAVDAEMLELDGTPNKSKLGANSILSVSLAVARAAAQDVGLPLYRYLGGPMARVLPVPMMNILNGGAHASNNVDVQEFMVVPIGAEAFPEALRMGVEVFHALKKVLAKKGLSTAVGDEGGFAPMLPSNEAALDAVMQAIEAAGYQPGRDLAIALDPAASEFYDDGTYVFKKSDGGRRTAAQMIDLYAQWVDRYPIVSIEDGLAENDWEGWEQLTERLHDRVQLVGDDIFVTNVDRLGRGIEEGVANAILVKLNQIGTLTETLQCIELAKGSAYGVVISHRSGETEDTFIADLAVASGAGQIKTGSASRTDRIAKYNQLLRIAEELGELAHYPGRDLYPL
- a CDS encoding septum formation initiator family protein, with amino-acid sequence MTPLRWAALAALGGALLFALQGGEFSTWDLVRLRRQERAERAQVAALQQAVDSLGKAASAIEHDPRVQERVARESFGMIRKGEFLYKLVPAEAGDSASR
- a CDS encoding galactose oxidase-like domain-containing protein, whose protein sequence is MSNPRQRASAVGALALLLSTAFALAIHACGGSPIPTDPGTSPPANDHPSAGEPSSATPPVDASKLKLSYLCDTKFRATNANAVAVPLSYTVEGSSESGKLTLAARINDSTPSDTVFATKATGTVRLTWRDSTVATAANGRRSCESAPPPPPAPPPTGPETTTGSWSAPFAWPIVAVHLILLPTGKVLSFGGEGDPQLWDPTTGAFTPKPSPSLVFCAGHTLLADGRVLVAGGHISSGRGLPNTNIFDPYTEQWVVEPPMHHGRWYPTLTTLANGNVLAVSGEDQNGILVPTAELWTGSGWTELPGTHRLIPDYPRLFLAPNGDVFYVGQQPTSGYYSASGSGSWTPTTSTRFGAPRDYGSAVMYEPGKILLVGGGRPPTASAEVIDLNDQAATWRSVASMAHPRRHLNATVLPDGTVLVTGGLSRGDTSAAGFNDLSSAVFAAELWDPHTEQWTTLASSSVPRGYHATTLLLPDGRILHTGSGDTDNAPRQLNAEIFAPPYLFKGARPTIASAPRDVSYGQSFTIGTPDASGIARVTLIRLSAVTHAFNMNQRFLELAITGRNAGSVTVTAPDRATTAPPGHYMLFVLDQQGVPSVARIVHVQ
- a CDS encoding DUF202 domain-containing protein, which produces MHLEEWLAQELTALSNERTLLAYLRTAAALAAMGLGLIRFFEAQWLAATGGVLVLLGLACGAWGIRRFVYVRRIIAAASRR
- a CDS encoding response regulator encodes the protein MIWRDAWLTRSGSSGRGLIASVLVVDDEAVVRRVTYRYLNDAGYRVLEAEDAEEAMYVMERGRPDLIVLDVVMPEVNGVALASHIHARWPAQRILFMSAHNDQVLLESGMELGRDAVLDKPFTRDELLTAVESILAAQRAKASEKSEGE
- a CDS encoding aminotransferase class I/II-fold pyridoxal phosphate-dependent enzyme is translated as MTTARRTHGFRESVIRGMTRLAREYQSINLAQGFPNFACPDLLKTAAVEAIHADVNQYAITWGAERLRRALARKYRDWYGLDADPEREITVTCGATEAMMAAMLALVDPGDEVIVFEPFYENYGPDTILSDARPVFVPLEPGRPLDLDRLAAACSPRTRAIIVNTPSNPSGRVLTRGELEAIRDLCVRHDCLAITDEIYEHMVYHGEHLPIATLPGMPERTVTISGASKTFGVTGWRIGWIVAPEALTDAIRKVHDFLTVGAPAPLQEAVAVALDRLDQRFYTELAAAYRARRDLLHGALADAGFRCTPPEGAYYILADFSDLSDLSDTEFAVWLSREAGVTPVPGSSFFHDPDAGRALVRFVFCKTDDILLEAARRLRTIRSGRAAPRAVEAAVRSGLQS
- a CDS encoding PilZ domain-containing protein, whose amino-acid sequence is MVSSRKSLRIRPRSFSAMGYENTRSHVRIHYPPARRPVLNLDGQDHAVLDLSAEGLLFVLAPGAARPTLGARLEGTLRPRASATLVVRARVVWVDGDRVGLHLWPDSIPYPVLLAEERSLAPADPG
- the apaG gene encoding Co2+/Mg2+ efflux protein ApaG, producing MQRPMKRRPFFYRQTNAIRITVRPQFLAEHSDPARARYVFAYFVRIENVGGQPAKLVARHWRIHDSIGQDHEVEGPGIIGEQPVIAPGRVHEYRSFCELKSPGGYMEGEYHFVRADGAGFDAAIPRFTLVADGEDG
- the tilS gene encoding tRNA lysidine(34) synthetase TilS produces the protein MRPSRVPRPRSLPAAFRRHLVTLDLGPTPVRLIAAVSGGPDSVALLDLLAGVSGELALELVVAHVDHGIHPESARVAEMVRALADRYGLAFAMRTLALGAEASETTARAARYEALEAMRAEAGAVFIVTAHHADDQAETVLMRVLGGTGPAGLAGMAARRGTILRPLLPFSRNELARHVQSAGAHLWEDPSNQHPRHLRAWLRTEILPALERRLPDVPRRLNRVAAGAAADRAGWNELLDLLPGLEVRTGRSGVSCALEPLEVCGNNLAECLILALARRAGILLGPKRAKRVLALVRLGESGTWVPLGGEWKAERAFGRLLLGRLQLGRAQTPPFEAQRLSGQMGAARWGDWRFTWTHDTAPPRQERSASNAWFRAGDRGLDALVVRPWRPGERLHPLGGAGHRLLVRCFQDARVPRSERAGWPVVEHEGAIVWLPGICRSAGLVPAPGDEALHVEAVRGAGTRDDAEPA